DNA sequence from the Vanessa cardui chromosome 13, ilVanCard2.1, whole genome shotgun sequence genome:
aaatttatacattttctacagtaaaacattattatttataaataattctattttaccattatatttttacctttgacATACCTAAGGTTTTAATActgttataattaaatcttatctAGTAATAATCAATGTCaacataatgatttatttatgtatttatttatatttaattgtttaatcaaTTTACTGTAATGTTTATTGCTTACAAGCACTTTCTTCACTTAAAACTAACATCAatactaatgataaaaaatagtttatatacacatatataaatttaatagaatagCAAAACAGTTATTACATATAATCACTTATAATTATACCTTTATAGACATTTatgtttatcaataatttttagAAATAGTATTTAATAGGTTTGAAAACatcatcttttaaattatttcaacattattattttttgataaatgaaatatttacttacagCCATCAAGTCCTGCATCTGTGGATTAGATGTAATGAGGGAACGCATGTTTTCCGGATCATTCATCATCTGTTGTACTAAAGGATTATCCAAGACTTGTCGCAACATTTCTGGGTTGGATAAAAGTTCTTGTTGCATGCGAGCCTTAAACatacaagtttaaaaaaataattatttactcatGATGCTGTttgcaatttttaataataaagtaactttagtgaaaaaaaattttaattctttgttagttattaatttaCCTGTAAATCCATAAAGGTGCTTTGACCAAGACCCAAACTTTCCAGTCCAGCGAGCCCTCCAAGTGAGTTAAGTCCAAATGGTGTTGCACCAATATCAGCTAAAAGTAATACATTAAACTTGTATCACTTATTTCATAGTTAAATTAATAGATCGGAagcaattattttcaaattttaaaaaaggcatataaacttttgaaaacaaaattttcacTTTGATGACACCATTAGTtttcacaatattttatcaCACACAATTTATTTCATGTTTCCTTGATTTTACCTGGAGGACGGCGAGTTCCTCCTTCAGGCTCTGGTCTAGGAGGCGTCTTGATAACAAGATGAACTGTCAACCCATCCTTAATGTTGTGCTGTTTAAGAGTGTCGGAGTCATTCATTATTTTTCCAGCGAAGATGAGACATAGCTGCTCCGGTTCAGCGTTGAATTTAGGAGACAGTACTTCTTTgagctaaaataataaattaatttagtttcttGCCGAATAATTGGGGAAATGTCATCACTGATTGCGTATGCAATATCTATGTTATTACGCCATGAAAAAGTAGCATAGCGTCTcagtacttacttttttaatatcagcatCTTCTTCGATTTCTACTTGCTGCTTTTCTTTTGGGGTTTTTACAGTAATTGTGATCTTTTTGGGTTCGTCCTGGCCTTCTGCCATTTTATCAATTCTAGATGACTCTGTACTTTGGCGGAATAGCAAATAGTAGCACTAGAATTTGACGACTATGCGATTAAAAGCAGATAATACACAAAATTGCGTTCTAAAACCGATGTTCTGAAAGATTTTTTACTTGAcagcttatttattaatattatttgttattaattttaagtaaataattataatatattatttgttattttctttatttttttaacagtacaattaatgtaatatttaaataaagtgtaaatCGGGTGAATAACCTTTtcgataaaatgttattactatATCTACAAACaacataatattagaaaaaaatgaatCCACCAAAACACAAtacttatgttataatttttaatgaataattagtttttagcaGTGctcattttatgtttttgttgaaatttgaaCTTTAATTCTAAATGTCATTTCTTTGATATTAACAAATGTGAAAATATGAGCGCTAAATGTCTTAATTCAAAATCTTTTGAATACATCTCTGTAAAgttatgaaacaaattattttgtacttaaaaataaaccaaataaacaaataaatataataattcaataaacatagacatacaaaaaaaatcaaaatatgtaatGGTAAATTATTAGTTTCGATAGCATGACTAACGACAATTCGCAGAAAAACGTAGAACGTTGTGGTTCTATAATCGTTGGACGACAGttgacaaaacaaaaaacagtGTACCAGAATGcaattttactaacaaaattttaatgaaatcgtCCATACAAAGTTTGGTACCTATTattggtattatttaattatgattgatcctgtaatataaaaataaaattgttttattaaatcattttatttctaGCACAACTCAATCCTGTTTAGGACTTGTTACTGTTTTCGGAACTTCGAACTTTGTCATTTCAGCGAAGAGAATGCCTtgcgcaaatatttttataatttaatcgtaggcttataatataaaatatatactatatagtaaATGGAGGTTAGTTTTGTACTTATTTctgttgtataaaaattaaaaatgaatatcttATGAGAGTTAATTTTATAGCTGGGCTTTGAACCTTTTTCACACGGAGAGGATCAACGTTCATTGGGTAGCTCTAAGAAAACGTACAATGTGCCTACACGAAAAAGCGATAAAGTTGCAGGTTAGCTAcattcatttacatttaattttatgaatcaatattgaatattaaattaagaattttatttaagatataataatattaaatatatacctactttaaaaaatactacaaactatatttttactttcattgggtttttattttcttgttattcacacgatattataaattttatcacttgaattaataagttaaatgGATAGAGTAAATGTGatcatacttttttttcaaatttcatacaatccttacttttattcaataatGGGTTCCTATTCGATcgattattattgaaaactaCTATGTCTCTGACCCTACTTTTTTAATAGAAGCTCCTATTTCCCTATttcataaattgtttataaatgataaaaacatGAATTAAGAGGCTGTTTGTCGCATTGATGTACTGCACTGTAACTGGCTGCTACGCAAACGGTCGCGATATTGATCGAGTTTCGAAAAGTGTGAAgcgtttaatattgttatagtaaTGGCCGAACAACTTGATAAAGAAGAAGTAGCAGATAACATAACATCAATACTTTTGCCGAATTATGACAGCAAGCTGTATGACGAAGACGATACGTCCCAGCCAACCTCTTGTTCAGCACCAATAATACCTATTGAGACCACAcgcaagaaaaagaaaagaaagaggTAACTGCTCCTCCTAAAAGCTGAAGTACaaaacattgtattatataGTGATAGAGATATCAATAATACCGGATGAGTAGAAAATAActtaccaattttattatttattgaaagacTTTTTGAACTATTTGCCTTTTTTGTTTctcaatattcataaataatttttagatgaaaagtgtttttaatattatagatctCAAATATCAATTTGTCTTACCAACTGTCGTTACGAATCTATACGAAAAGTAGCTAGTGCGTTTGGTATGCGTGAAGTTTCTGAAGAAGAAGCCTGGAATTTCTACTGGACCGATATGAGCGTGTCTGTGGAAAGGGCCAAAGAGATGAAGAGATTTCAACGTATCAACCACTTTCCAGGAATGCTTGAAATATGCAGGTACATGccttaaatataaagaatattgctaagttattattttttcgcCCTATATCTGATTTGTCCTTTACAGAAAAGATTTGTTGGCGAGAAACTTAAATAGAATGCAAAAGATCTATCCGAAGGAATATAATTTCTTCCCAAAAACTTGGTGTTTGCCCGCCGAGtaagttttaaaagaaaaatcaattgCCTGATTGATTATTATACACATGAAGGCAATTAGTTCTCAAATATCACCATAATTATTTGTAGTTTTGGGGAAGTTTTGACTTATAGCAAGTCGCGCAAGAATAAGACGTTTATAATAAAGCCGGAGTGTGGGAGTCAGGGTCGAGGCATTTATCTTACTAAGTCCTTGAAAGACATCAAGCCTACAGACAAACTTATTTGCCAGGTATTCTAATGGTTTTTGTTTAAACATGTAGAGAAGTAACAGTATCTGAACTGttctcatattttttaagtcgattgtaaatattaatgctTATAAATACATCGATTGTGGCACTTTCTCAGTACGAAAGTTGGGATTGTACTTGTTATTAATACATGAAAGTTTTACGCAGGAACAGATTTATATTATCCTAATATTGTCAAGTtcgtattgatatttaattttttatataattcgcATATATCATTAAGaacatattaatcataaaagtaataattttatgttaagagttaagcatacatagaaatTTCATTACCACACATGGGAAAAAATAATgagaaaactgttttaaaacaagCAAAAAGATGTGATTTGTTGTAGTAGCATTCAATCCATTTTAATCGATTCaagaattttaacaaaatataacggACGGTTTGgtcggttatttttaatattctagcATAGTTTGTACTTTTGCTTTTGCTGTCGTATTGCCCTTGATTCGGTCTCGAAACTAAAGCAACAACGAAAACTAAACGACCATATTTCGAGTTTATCTTTTCTCTAAATTTGGAAGTTCGTTTCATGATAACGCTTAGGAATTCTCATCAACCAGTAATGGTGGTCAACGCAATCCACTTCGCCAGATTAGTGATATTCTTAACCAATCACCGTATTCTTCTAATTTAGCCCCGATAAGTAATTTTTACTAGTTCTTTTACGGAAAGAGTACGAAAGTTTAAAATGTGTTATTCCAAATAGATTGAATGAAAGGAGAatattaagaagaaaaaaatatttatatgcatgTATTTATCTATGAAAAACCTGGATAACGTGCCTTCGACGCCTCTTATTAAATTACGGATACCtcaacatatataatttttttacttctaCCCTcgtatttatattagtttttcgtgtaatttttctttttttcagcAATTCTGATGGTGTCCTAGACAATTATGCCACAtatcatacttatttattataaagagaaaaatattaaaatataattaatttctcttGTTGTAGGTTTATTTATCGAAACCCTATCTCGTGGATGgatataaatttgatataagaGTGTATACCCTTATTACGTCATGCGATCCTTTaaggatttttgtatataatgaaggCCTTGTCAGGTAAACGATGCTATCCCGACAAACGAAGCATTTAATCATGTTTATTACGTTGATTTAGATTTAGTAggttataaaattgaaaaatttataaatatcattatttgaaAGCGTTGTTAATATCATACCATATTTTTCCATCTTTACTAAAATTAGGGTTGCGGAGCGTGCATAAAACCGAGTCCCGCATTTCTTGGGGTTGGGTAGCCTCAACGATATTGTCAATTCTTGGACCATAGGCAAGACACAAGATGTTCCTATTAATTCTCCTCGTTGGAGATGAGAGATCGCTAAAACGGTGCTTGTACTACTATGGGCGTTTCTGTTCCGTTAGACTTTGCTGCTTGCGATTCaatcgtttttaaatattttacatagaaaAGCATAGTATCCTagcatatttattatacatacgcACATATCAATAGTTGGATACCTGTTAATTTATAGTTGAAGCTGGGATTTTTATAGGTTTGCCACGAGCCGTTACGCGGACCCGAATGCGAACAACACGACGAACGTTTTCATGCACCTTACCAACTACGCGCTGAACAAGCACAGTCGCACGTATGTCTACGACTCGGAAGCGGGGAGCAAGCGGtctgttgatatatttatatcttttgtatttaattattaggaAGAAGAAGAACTAATGTCCCAATTTTGGTCACTTTTGTTCATTGTTATTAATCTTTACAATTACGAAGCAATGATGTAAGTTTAGCGTCACGCGCAATGTATTTACTGATCTCTcattttttaagcttttttatattttcaaattcattttttttacgaTTATTTCGATATCGTTCTATTCTGAGCGAGGATCTaagataataattgtaattttaacgaAACCTTTGGTGTtcggaaattttgatataagACCAAGGACTATTAGAAGGAATAAAAGAAAACTTCAAGTATATTTTGCTTTGATTTGGAACTTtaaaatcctactaatattaaagataaaatttcaaACGTGTTTTGTCTCTAATTACTAACTAGTTCGATAGTTTGCAAGTTGTCACTACGATTTATTCTATTGAAATCTAAATGCTCGTTGTACAATGTATACATGAAAAATGTTTTCGATTATCAGTAAAATATCGACGTTGAACAAGGTCCTGTTGTCGCAAGGAGTGGACCTCGACCGGCTGTGGCATTCAATAGACCAAGTGATCGTGAAGACGATAATATCCGCCTGGCCCATTCTCAAACACAGCTACCACGCGTGCTTTCCTTCGCACGATATGGTTATTTCttcagtttaattatttaacaaatatgtattaaggAGTTTGATGATggtttttctattttttgtgTGAATGAATTTTCTATGaactaaattaataacatttaattaacagGTTCATGCATGTTTCGAAATACTGGGCTTTGATATACTTCTGGATCACAAGCTTCATCCTTATATTTTAGAAGTACGTTACGTTACGCTGTATATTGCTTTACAAAGATCAGTAATtgagattttatttatctaaaccACGCTAATACGCAAAATctacatagatttttttataatacacaacAGATTGACAAAACATACATAATGATAGGCACCATTATCATGATCTACAATATTCATTCGATTATTTAGCATTTGTGCTGTggctttatttacaatattaatataagtcaGTGAATTCGAATGATGAATTAATTGTAAGAATCGATATTACGACACTAATTCTACCAATGATTCTCGGTCCTCAGGTGAACCACTCGCCAAGTTTCCACACGGATACCCAACTCGATCGAGAAGTGAAGGAAAGCCTGCTAACTGACACGTTAACTATGCTTAACATCTGGCAGTGCGACAAGAAGCGAGTTCTAGAGGAAGATCGTAAAAGAATAAGGGATCGATTACTTCAGACTAACAAGTTAGTGAACATCGATTGCAATGCGAAGAAacgataataaagtaaataatgtcACTAAAATAGACATGAGATGTTCAAAGGTAATACTTTTTGTAGATTTGCAGAGTACACGCCAATAGAAGAGAAAGAGTCGGAAAGAAGTCCCTGGCAAACGCAAATTCAGTGGGAAGAGACCCACTTGGGAAATTTTAGGTAAGTGTAATGGTAAACAGCGTACATAGCCATTCTGTACCTATTATGCTCTATTTCAACCATAACAGAAAAAGaagccaaataaataacatttgaccGCAAATTGTCGTGATATTATTGATTGAGAGCTTGATTAGtatatgatattcactatggaaatgcgaaaaaatggcgttttgaacgtcgatAAAACTATTATGGggattttgaaatttaaattaaaattttagtaggtccattaaacacaataaattatttatttaagttcaaaTTATACGTCGTTGTCGTTACGATAATAATGTCCTCAAGTTCTCTCTTGATTATTTTAGTGTGTATAATATTTGACAGTAGGTCAGAAGGCCATTTTAAAGGATTCCGAGAAActctgaaataattataaatatataaacagttaaTCTTATAagacaatattttcttataaactaataaattatcattattgagTTCTTCACTTCATAGTGTTATACAGTTAAGTCCCTATCAGAATTTGACATAGTTAGCAAACTCTACAAAGTTTCACCTGAGTATGACGTAAGCACGAACTCTTTCGGATTGGATTATGAGCGCGTCGTGATGTCCGCAGACGGGTGTACTTGATTATttagtatgtataatatttgacaGTAGGTCAGAAGGCCATTTTAAATGACCTATTCCGAAAAACtctaaagtaattataaatatataaacagttaatatataatcttataagacaatattttcttatcgactgtttaattatcattattgaaTTGTTTACTTCATAGTGTTATACAGTTAAGTCTCTATCAGTTTGGCATAGTTAGTAAACTCTACAAAGTTTCACCTGAGTATGACGTAAATCCGTTGGTTCCGACCACAAATTCTTTCGGATCGGTTCACCTGAGTGTGACGTAAATCCGTTGGTTGTGAGCACGAACTCTTTCGGATTGGCCGTCCCGTCGGATTATGAGCGCGTCGAGATGTCCGCAGACGGGTGTACCCGTCGGGGTCGCAGTACGCGGCGCTGTTCCAGCAGCCGGCGGGCTCGCTGTACGCGGGCACGGCCGCCTCGCGCGCGCGCGGCGACTGCGTGCGCCTGCAGCGCGACGACTTCCAGGTACCAGTAAACAGACGTACAGCGCGTAACGACGCCTCTTACACATTCACatcgatttataaaaaatcgattttaattgtTAGGCATGTGTTTGGATATATGATGtagtaaaacaacaacaacaacaacaacagcctgtaaattcccactgctgggctaaaggcctcctctccctttgaggagaaggtttggaacatattccaccacgctgttccaatgcgggttggtggaatacacatgtggcagaatttccatgaaatttgtcacatgcaggtttcctcgcgatgttttccttcaccgctgagcacgagatgaattataaagacaaattaagcacatgaatcagcggtgcttgcctgggtttgaactcgcaatcatcggttaagatgcacgcgttctaaccactgggccatctcgactctgaaaATGTAGTAAAAATGTTAAGTAATTTTAGCAAACGAAAGCGAAGGCGGAGGCTTTGAAAAAGCCATCGCAACCGAAGCCAAAGGAGATTGAGAAGAAAGAGAAGGAGGGGGAGGGCGCCAGTGTAAGCGGTAACGGTACCGGAGACAAAATGAAACCGCGACCGAAGGATACCAAACGCAGTAAAGAGGAGAAGGGAAAGCTTGTAGCGAAGCCATCTCTAGCGCAACAATCGGtaacaaataactaaatatatatttaaaataagtttaaaattaaaatacatgtattcagtcttttttatttatttatatgttaaaaaatagattaatatgATCTGTaacgtagctaggtgaggaagggccccggtgaaaaaaaaaattggcccTCACCCCATCTTTGCCATCCCtcttaaactaataataattacctttattaaataaattctagaTTCCATCTTGTGTGcagtcgtgattttctagcttcagaagcttaaggtttaatttagagggccccctgaactccagGCCCCTGGTACATTGCACTACCTGGCCCTACAATAGCTATGACGCTGAATAGGATATATCTCCTACACAGGTAACCACAattgaagaaaaagaaaaagaattgAAACCTCCATACGTGCTATGTTCATACGAGCCCGATCCCATTGTGGAGAAAGAGGAACGGGAACGCGTGAACCTGCTAGCACAGCGAGACTTCCTCATCCGGAGTTACGGCATGTTGGAACAGGTACGAACTTATTCgaattaactaaaaattatttaaatattatttctttgcaTTCATGCAATATGCAATTTTAATGTGCGAAATAGATTTGAATCGTACATTCTAGAAGACACGATTAAAGCCTCCCCACAAAATATTGTACATACAAGACAAGGACATTATAATGTACTAATAAAAACTAACGCTATCTTAATATGGATGCGAATAATATTCGGTATAAAGGATAGTAATGAACAGCCTAAACTGTTTAAGTGTCTCTTAACCGTTTAGATCTATTGAAAAGAAAGGCGGATTACACAATACTGATAAGTATTTTGTAATGGATTGTTTGCAACATAGCTGGTTCTACTCGGGCGGTCtgtttgtcatttaaaaaaggtGACCAAGACGGAAACCTCAAGACGGCTCAATCAAGAGGACGATACAGCGATTTATATTCGatagtattataataagataaaaatgaaacatCTGGCAGTCCTAGTTGCTATAGCTTGCAAATAATACCATTCTACTACAAAGAAGTGGTGAAGACGTCACCAAAAATCTCTATTAATCTTTCTAGATAAATTTCTGATTGTTCTCGGGGGTCGAAATTATACATAAGGACTAGTTCATCTGCACAAAATACTATGGTCACTACTACTATTTATAATGACTTGTTAGTAGTTGTATTACACACGTACCAAGAACAACAAAAACAAGATACACACAGATCATGTGGATGATGTGGAGCATCAATCATCGATAGTTTTTTCAGTTAACGCACGATCTAGTTTAGGATATAACATTCTAAATTTTCTTGATTCTGACTTCAATCTATTTAAGCAGCAATATTGTACTCTGTACTTCTTTAAGTAATGACTAATCATATCTTAATCGGATACGAAAATACAGttccaacaaaaaatatttaatatttcaaaatcaccAGCGTGCAACATCGGTGTATGAATTATTGAGATAATTTGAAAATCTCTTATTGAAAGATTTGCGCAAAAATTGTAGTGGCTCTGTGCTGCCTACAAATCCAGGATAGGATAATCTCATGGCTTGCTTCATGGAGGATAATCAATTGGCACAAAAGCTGTTAAATAGCTTGAATCTATCgtaaatgcatacatatattgCATGATGGAGTAAAGTCATAATATTTTGCTTGTACAAAATCTGAATGCATAATGACCCTATCTTCATTGACAGTTCTATCATCCACTTTTTTTATTCCTCCTAGATTTATTTGGTAATGAAGAAAATGGGAACTTTGAGGCCTGAAGACGAAAGAAAGTATGGAGTTTATGGGCGCCTCTCTGTTGTGTCTAATTCAACAAAGGTATTCTCGCaaatttttatattcgtttCAAAGGATAAGCAACCGTAAGTTGCATGTATAACCTTTTTGTTCTACAGAAA
Encoded proteins:
- the LOC124534810 gene encoding tubulin polyglutamylase TTLL13-like — its product is MELGFEPFSHGEDQRSLGSSKKTYNVPTRKSDKVAVMAEQLDKEEVADNITSILLPNYDSKLYDEDDTSQPTSCSAPIIPIETTRKKKKRKRSQISICLTNCRYESIRKVASAFGMREVSEEEAWNFYWTDMSVSVERAKEMKRFQRINHFPGMLEICRKDLLARNLNRMQKIYPKEYNFFPKTWCLPADFGEVLTYSKSRKNKTFIIKPECGSQGRGIYLTKSLKDIKPTDKLICQVYLSKPYLVDGYKFDIRVYTLITSCDPLRIFVYNEGLVRFATSRYADPNANNTTNVFMHLTNYALNKHSRTYVYDSEAGSKRKISTLNKVLLSQGVDLDRLWHSIDQVIVKTIISAWPILKHSYHACFPSHDMVHACFEILGFDILLDHKLHPYILEVNHSPSFHTDTQLDREVKESLLTDTLTMLNIWQCDKKRVLEEDRKRIRDRLLQTNKFAEYTPIEEKESERSPWQTQIQWEETHLGNFRRVYPSGSQYAALFQQPAGSLYAGTAASRARGDCVRLQRDDFQQTKAKAEALKKPSQPKPKEIEKKEKEGEGASVSGNGTGDKMKPRPKDTKRSKEEKGKLVAKPSLAQQSVTTIEEKEKELKPPYVLCSYEPDPIVEKEERERVNLLAQRDFLIRSYGMLEQIYLVMKKMGTLRPEDERKYGVYGRLSVVSNSTKVFSQIFIFVSKDKQP